In a genomic window of Punica granatum isolate Tunisia-2019 chromosome 6, ASM765513v2, whole genome shotgun sequence:
- the LOC116211624 gene encoding uncharacterized protein LOC116211624: protein MNHCVIQQNAFLAREEMRREAMVCPKPRRLGSLTAAISDHPTKPLRWHLSNQAELCDSKAGADVLDIILSKGGGYGAEQPCAQIASSPPFFCGSPPSRVSNPLIKDDRFGDEKVLPFSPLSPIAGPPSGLSSSPSSSSRKGGCVRANFGSKPAVRIEGFDCLNRDRRNCGIPALA, encoded by the exons ATGAATCACTGCGTGATCCAGCAGAACGCGTTCTTGGCCCGTGAAGAGATGAGGAGGGAGGCCATGGTTTGCCCCAAGCCCCGCCGCCTTGGCTCGTTAACCGCAGCCATCTCCGACCACCCTACGAAGCCCCTTAGGTGGCACCTCAG CAACCAAGCGGAACTTTGTGATTCTAAAGCTGGAGCTGATGTTTTGGACATCATCCTTTCAAAG GGTGGTGGTTATGGCGCAGAACAGCCTTGTGCACAGATCGCCTCGTCGCCCCCATTTTTTTGCGGGTCGCCGCCGAGCAGAGTATCTAACCCACTAATTAAAGACGACAGGTTTGGGGACGAGAAGGTCCTCCCATTCTCTCCGCTCTCGCCCATTGCGGGCCCCCCATCGGGGTTATCCTCCTCTCCCTCATCATCCTCGAGGAAGGGGGGATGCGTCCGGGCGAATTTTGGGAGCAAGCCAGCGGTGAGGATCGAGGGGTTTGATTGCCTGAACAGGGACCGACGGAACTGCGGGATCCCTGCCCTGGCATGA
- the LOC116212508 gene encoding SUMO-activating enzyme subunit 1A-like isoform X1, which yields MEGEELTEQETALYDRQIRVWGADAQRRLTRAAILVCGINGTTAEFCKNIVLAGVGSLTLVDDREVSEEALSANFLIPPEESLYKGKTLAELCSDSLKDFNSMVCVSAEKGDISSFSGDFYSKFDVVVVSGCTLTTKKLINENCRRLSKRVAFYSVDCRDSCGEIFVDLQNYKYTKKKLDEAVECELKYPSFEEVIAVPWSKLHRKMSKLFYAMRVIEKFEETHQQMGRSSGEISTADLPAVLNLRKQLCQAQSLRESQVPDALLERLVSGRGEFPPVCAILGGILGQEVIKAISGKGDPLKNFFFFDAFDGKGVIEDVSNSDA from the exons ATGGAAGGAGAGGAGCTTACAGAGCAGGAAACTGCATTGTATGATCGCCAGATTAGGGTTTGGGGTGCCGATGCTCAAAGAAG GTTAACAAGAGCTGCTATTCTTGTCTGTGGGATTAATGGAACTACAGCTGAG TTCTGCAAGAATATTGTCTTGGCCGGAGTTGGAAGTCTGACATTGGTGGATGACAGGGAAGTGTCTGAAGAAGCTCTGTCAGCCAATTTTTTGATTCCTCCAGAGGAGAGCCTCTATAAGGGCAAGACTCTTGCAGAGCTATGCTCTGATTCTTTGAAAGACTTCAATTCCATGGTCTGTGTTTCAGCCGAGAAAG GTGATATATCGAGCTTCAGTGGAGATTTTTACTCAAAGTTTGATGTGGTTGTAGTTAGTGGTTGCACTCTCACTACTAAA AAACTGATCAATGAGAATTGCAGAAGGTTGTCCAAGCGTGTAGCATTTTATAGTGTGGATTGTAGAGATTCATGTGGGGAAATTTTTGTTGATCTACAGAACTATAAATACACAAAG AAGAAACTCGATGAAGCTGTTGAATGTGAACTGAAGTATCCAAGCTTCGAG GAAGTCATTGCTGTGCCATGGAGTAAGCTACATAGGAAAATGTCCAAGCTCTTCTATGCTATGAGAG TTATTGAAAAGTTTGAAGAAACACATCAACAAATGGGCCGCAGTTCCGGTGAAATTTCAACTGCAGATCTTCCTGCTGTTTTGAATCTCAGAAAGCAGCTGTGTCAAGCTCAG TCACTTAGAGAGTCTCAAGTTCCTGATGCTTTATTAGAAAGACTAGTATCTGGTCGGGGAGAATTCCCGCCCGTTTGCGCCATTCTGGGGGGTATCCTTGGACAG GAGGTAATCAAAGCAATATCGGGCAAAGGAGACCCACTGAAGAACTTTTTCTTCTTCGATGCTTTTGACGGGAAAGGTGTTATAGAGGACGTATCAAATTCTGATGCTTGA
- the LOC116212508 gene encoding SUMO-activating enzyme subunit 1A-like isoform X2, producing MELQLREVSEEALSANFLIPPEESLYKGKTLAELCSDSLKDFNSMVCVSAEKGDISSFSGDFYSKFDVVVVSGCTLTTKKLINENCRRLSKRVAFYSVDCRDSCGEIFVDLQNYKYTKKKLDEAVECELKYPSFEEVIAVPWSKLHRKMSKLFYAMRVIEKFEETHQQMGRSSGEISTADLPAVLNLRKQLCQAQSLRESQVPDALLERLVSGRGEFPPVCAILGGILGQEVIKAISGKGDPLKNFFFFDAFDGKGVIEDVSNSDA from the exons ATGGAACTACAGCTGAG GGAAGTGTCTGAAGAAGCTCTGTCAGCCAATTTTTTGATTCCTCCAGAGGAGAGCCTCTATAAGGGCAAGACTCTTGCAGAGCTATGCTCTGATTCTTTGAAAGACTTCAATTCCATGGTCTGTGTTTCAGCCGAGAAAG GTGATATATCGAGCTTCAGTGGAGATTTTTACTCAAAGTTTGATGTGGTTGTAGTTAGTGGTTGCACTCTCACTACTAAA AAACTGATCAATGAGAATTGCAGAAGGTTGTCCAAGCGTGTAGCATTTTATAGTGTGGATTGTAGAGATTCATGTGGGGAAATTTTTGTTGATCTACAGAACTATAAATACACAAAG AAGAAACTCGATGAAGCTGTTGAATGTGAACTGAAGTATCCAAGCTTCGAG GAAGTCATTGCTGTGCCATGGAGTAAGCTACATAGGAAAATGTCCAAGCTCTTCTATGCTATGAGAG TTATTGAAAAGTTTGAAGAAACACATCAACAAATGGGCCGCAGTTCCGGTGAAATTTCAACTGCAGATCTTCCTGCTGTTTTGAATCTCAGAAAGCAGCTGTGTCAAGCTCAG TCACTTAGAGAGTCTCAAGTTCCTGATGCTTTATTAGAAAGACTAGTATCTGGTCGGGGAGAATTCCCGCCCGTTTGCGCCATTCTGGGGGGTATCCTTGGACAG GAGGTAATCAAAGCAATATCGGGCAAAGGAGACCCACTGAAGAACTTTTTCTTCTTCGATGCTTTTGACGGGAAAGGTGTTATAGAGGACGTATCAAATTCTGATGCTTGA